ATTGTTTTTGCGTACGATTCAGCGAAATTCTCACAGTCAGATATTGATGCGCTGTCAGCTACGACGTCTCATTATCTTGATCAGCTTGTCGATAAGCTGACGCAAAACCTGAGTGATATTGGTGTATTGGACGCCGAACAACAGTCTCGTTTGTCTGGTCATGTAAAAGCGTCTGAACCTTGGGCTTACAACCCCTTCACTGAATTGCTAAAAGAGCAGGTGCTTGCTCAACCAGATAGCGAAGCGCTTGTGGCGAATCCTCTTGGGAGTATGGCCTTATCAACTAATGGCTCGGAAAGGCTTGCTTTGACATACCAGCAGCTGGATAACTTCAGTGATGGCGTAGCCGCTGAGCTAATTGCGCGCGGCATTCAACGAGACCAGCGAGTTGGTGTGATGTTTGCCCGTGGCGCAGACATGCTGGTGGCAATGATCGGTGTCTTGAAAGCCGGAGCTGCATTCCTACCTTTAGATCCTTCATACCCTCAAGACCGACTGGCCTACATGGTTGAAGATAGTGATGCGCAGTGGTTAATTTCAGACGACAGTTCGCAACAGCTGGCAAGTGAGATTTGCCCGCGAGATAACATCATTGCGTATTCTGAAATCGACCTTCAGCAACCTCTTTTAAATCGTCCTGAAATTTTAGAAGAGCAGCTGGCGTATGTGATCTATACCTCGGGCTCTACGGGCAAACCTAAAGGTGTGTGTGTTTCTCATTCAGGTCTGAGTATGCACGTTCAAACTATTGGCCAACGATATGGTATGACACCACAAGACGTCGAGCTGCACTTTGCTTCAATCAGTTTTGATGGTGCCGTTGAGAGATGGACTGTCCCTCTAGCCTTCGGCTCAAAACTGGTGATTCGAGACCAGCAGCTTTGGAGTGCACAAGAAACATGTGAAGTGCTTGAGCGTGAAGCCGTGACCATCGCCTGCTTCCCGCCAAGCTATGTTGGACCACTGCTTGAATGGATTGAGGTTGAACAGCCAACATTAGCCGTACGTTCTTGGACTCTGGGCGGTGAAGCCTTTACACGAGAGACCTATTTCAAGCTTCAGCAGGTACTGAATCCGAAGCGTATTATCAATGGATACGGCCCAACGGAAACTGTCGTGACGCCAATGATCTGGCAGGCTTATCCTGAAACGTCGCTAGAAAGTGCTTATGCGCCTATCGGTACTGCTGTCGGTGCACGTAGTCTCTATGTATTGGACAGCGACCTTCGTCCGGTTCCATCTGGTGTTAGTGGCGAATTGTACATTGGTGAAGAAGTTGGCTTAGCTCGCGGTTATCTTGATCGTCCAGACTTAACGGCCGAACGTTTCGTTCCAGACCCATTCGCAAACAATGGAGAGCGAATGTATCGCACTGGCGACTTAGTGCGCTGGCGCGAAGATGGCGTGATGGAGTATCTGGGTCGGGCAGATGACCAAATAAAAATTCGCGGCTTCCGTGTCGAATTAGGTGAAATCGAGTCACGATTACAGAGTATCAGTGGCAGTAAACTGAGTGCTGTGACCGCCTTTGAAGGTTCAGCTGGAAAGTACTTGGTCGGCTACGTAGAAGGTCAGGCTGACCTAATAAACGGCGATGATATTCTCGCTCAAATGGCGAAAGCACTGCCTGACTATATGGTGCCTTCACAGCTTGTGGTTATGGAGTCGATGCCGTTGACGCCAGCAAGTAAAGTCGACAAGAAAAAACTGCCGCAGCCTGCTCATCATGTTCAGCACAAAGCCTATCAAGCGCCAGAAGGTGAGATTGAGCTGCTTCTTGCACAAGAATGGCAAGCCTTGTTTGGCCTAGAGAAGGTGAGTCGTAATGATGATTTCTTCGCTCTGGGTGGTCAGTCATTGCTCGCAACACAGCTCGTTGGACGTTTGCAGCAAAAACATCAGATTCGTCTTTTACTTCAGAGTGTTTTTGATTCTTCAAGACTAGATGTGATGGCAACTCAGTGTACATCACTCAAAGAACCCGCAGTTACTATCAAACCAGTGCCTCGCATGGAAACCATGCCAGTGAGTGCTTCGCAGAAGCGTTTATGGTTTGTTCAACAGCTGATGCCTGAAAGCTCTGCGTATCACATGCCACTTGGCCTTAAGTTAAAAGGCGAAGTGAATAGAGAGTGGTTAGAGCATTCGTTGCGCACTGTGATAGGCCGCCATGAAGCTCTGCGTACCAGCTTCGTGCAAGTAGATGGTGAGCTGATGCAGTCTATCCATTCTGATGACGATGTAAGTCAATTCGCATTAGAAGAATACTCAGCTGATGAGTTCTCCGACCTAGAGGCTCAGCGCCTCAACTGGATCGGTGAAACCTTTGATTTGTCATCGCCTTCATTATTGAGAGCATACTTAATCAAGCATTCAGAACAGGAATTTGAGTTACTTCTGGTTGTCCATCACATCGTCTCTGATGGCATTTCGATTCAAAACCTAATGCGAGAGCTGTCGGCTGTTTATTCGTCGTACAGTCATTCTGGACACTTTGAGTCAAGCGTAGAGACTGTCGCGCTGGATTACGCCGATTACGCTAGCTGGCAGCAAGAGTGGTTAAAGTCAGATAATGCCAAAGAATCACTGTCATGGTGGAAAGCGGCGTTAGCGAAAGATATTGAGCCGCTTGTTCTCCATAGCGATGTCGCGAGAGACCAGCTCGAAACTACCGGTCAGCGCCATCATTTTACTCTGACCAAGCAGCAGGTCAACGCGATTGAGACTCTTGCTGCACAAAGCGCAACTACTCCGTTTAGCGTTATGTTAAGCCTGTGGCACTTGTTGCTACACAAGTATTCTGGGCGTGATGAAATTCGAGTTGGTATCCCTGTCGCAGGCAGAACACAGCCAGATACTCAGCAGATGCAAGGTTGCTTCATCAACAATTTGGTGATCCCTGCGCAGCTCGACGCGGCAATGAGTTATGACAATCTGCTCCATGAGATAAAGCGTTTTACCGAGCAGGCGTTGACCCATCAGGATGTGCCATTTGAAGTATTGGTAGAGTCACTTGGTGTGACGGGTAATTTGCAGCACCATCCGTTGTATCAGACGAGTTTCAACTTCCAACGTATTGAGCGCTCAATTCTCGCTGAATGGGGAGGATTACAAGCACAAGCGTTTGATCCGGGCGTGGTCGCGGCTCAGTTAGAGTTGAGCTTAGATGTTCAGGCCTATGATGACGGCGAATGGAGTGGTTTTGTTAACTATGCAGCACCAGTATTCGATCAAACGTTTGTCGAAACGTTACTTGGTCACTGGCTCAAGCTGCTTGAACAAGTTGCATTGAATCCTAACGCGATGCTGTCTGAACTCAAGTTGGTTGATTCTGACGAGTTCGCACAAATTGAAGCATTCAACGGGACGAAGAAATTTTGGGGTGAAATGCTTCCTCCACCAGTCGCTGTTGAAGCTCAAGCAAAGCGCACACCTGAGGCGATTGCTTTGTCCATGGGTCAGCAGTCAATGACTTACGCTGAATTCGACAGCAAAGTGAATCAGTTGGCTCAGTGGCTACGCCAACAAGGTGTGGGTGAAGAAACCAGAGTCGGCCTTGGTTTACCACGCTCGTTTGAACTAGTGATTGGCTTACACGCGATTACTCGTGCCGGTGGTGCTTATGTGCCATTAGACCCAAGTTATCCAGCAGAACGTTTGAATTACATTCTTGAGTCTGCGGACGTATCCATCTTGCTGACCGATAGTGAGACCTTGCCACATTGGCCGGAAAACCCTCAATGCCAGTATGTGGCGTTAAATCAGGCTGAGATCTTAAAGCAAATCAACGAGCAGAGCAGTGTGGCTCCAGTGGTAAATTGGCAGGCTGAACAGTCACTGTATGTCATCTTTACTTCCGGTTCTACAGGGTTACCAAAAGGCGTGGTAAATACCCAGTCGGCACTGCACAACCGCTTGGCTTGGATGCAAAACGAGTATCAGTTAGATGCCAGTGATTGTGTTCTCCAGAAAACACCTTTTAGCTTTGATGTCTCTGTATGGGAGTTCTTCTGGCCGCTTATGTACGGTGCAAGACTAGCGATTGCTGAGCCAGATCACCACCGACAACCTGAGCTATTGCATAACACCATTCGAGAGCAGGGCGTAACGACGATCCATTTCGTTCCTTCAATGCTTCATGCTTTTGAAAGTGAGACGGATATTAGAGAGTGCAGCAGCCTGCGCCGTATTATTTGTAGCGGTGAAGCTTTACCTGCTGAGTTGACTGAAAAAGTGTTGACGGGCGCGCCAGATTGCCAGCTGCATAATCTCTATGGCCCGACTGAAGCGGCTATCGATGTAACTTACTGGCAATGTGAATTGCCTGTCGGTAAGCGCATCCCGATTGGTCATGCGATTAGCAACACTCAACTTCATGTATTGGATGATTGTTGGAATCCAGTCCCAGTCGGTGTCCCAGGTGAGCTATACCTTGCTGGTGATGGTCTCGCGCGTGAGTACCTATCCAGACCGGACTTGACAGCCGATCGCTTTGTGCCAAATCCGTTTGCCACTACTGCATCAGGAAAGCAAGATGGAAACATTGGTTCTCGTATGTATCGTACGGGTGACCAGGTGGTTCGCATGCCAGATGGCAGGCTTGAATATCTGGGCCGATTGGATCATCAGGTAAAAATTCGTGGACTTCGTATTGAGCTGGAAGAAATTGAAAATATTCTCAATCAACATGATGACGTCGATGAGTCTGCAGTCATAGCTTATGAGCATCAAACAGGCACGCAGCTTGTTGCCTACGTGGTGTGTGGTGAGTGGAATTCAGAAAAAGAAACCGCTGTTAAAGCGCACTTGAATGATCATCTTCCAGACTACATGGTTCCTGCAATCTACGTTGCACTGGATGACATGCCTCTTTCACCCAATGGCAAGCGTGACCGCAAAGCGCTGCCTTCTCCAGAGTGGAGTCAGGTGGAATATCGCGCCCCAGAGAGTGAATTGGAAATTTGGTTTGCCAATACATGGCAGCAAGTCCTTGGCTCAGAAAAAGTCGGCTTAGACGATAACTTCTTTGCGCTTGGAGGCCATTCTCTGTTGGCTACACGTATCGTCGCTCAAGCGCAAAAAGACCTCGACTTAGCGATTTCATTAAAAGACTTCTTTGCCGCTGGGACGCTACAGGCGTTAACGGATGCACTTCAGTCTCAGTATCAGGCAAACAATGAACAAGAACAGGATGAAATCGACGCCATGGCAGCACTAATGGACGAGTTGGAATTGTTATGACCCAAGAATCAAATTCAAAAGCACAACAAAAACCAAAAATAGACAAATTTGCATTAGCAAAACGTTTTCTAAACCTTGGCGAGCAAGAGCAGGCAAAATTTATCGCTCTGCTTGACGCCAAAGGAATGAGCTTTGAAAAGCTACCGATTGTCTCAGCAGAAGAGGTGCGTGATGCGCCTCTTTCTCCGGCGCAGAAACGACTTTGGGACATCTACCAGCTTGATGCTGGTAATAGTGCTTACCATATCAGTGGTGGTTTTGAGCTCACTGGTGATCTCTCTACCGACAAAATGGAACTGGCGCTTGCTGAAGTCATGAGCAAGCACCACGCTTTGAGAACACGCTTTGTTGTTTCGGACCAAGGTGAGCCGAGACAACATGTTGACCAGCACTGTATTGCTCACGTTGAGCATAAAGATGCTAGGCACTTAACGGAAAGTCAGCTGGGCGAATGGACAGCGGAATTTATCGCTAAGCCGTTTGATTTGCTTCATGAGATGCCAGTGCGAATGGCGTGTATTCGTGCATCTGAAGGCAAAACCCATGTGATCATCGTGATGCACCATATTGTGTCTGACGGCTGGTCTATTGGATTGTTTATGCGGGACTTGGTCACCGCCTATCAGGGTGAGTCTCTAGAGTCATTGAGTATCCAGTACAGTGACTTTTCCGTCTGGCAGGACGCACTACTAAAAGCGGGCAAAGGGGACGAGGATCTTCAATTCTGGCAGCAAGAGCTGGGTGAGAAGCAGCCGCAAAAACTGTTTGAGTGGACGGGCGATATTGCACCTAATCAGCGTCGAGAAGCACAGCAGGTAAGCCTAAAATTTGACGGTAATGTTTCTGAACGCATTGCACGCCTTGCAAGGCAAAATAACGTCACCACTTCGAGCTTTTGGCTAGCCATTTGGCAGGCAGCGCTGTTCAAGTTGACAGGACGTAACGATATCAACATTGGTATGCCAATGGCTAATCGCGCCCGACCCGAAGTGTCTGACGTTATTGGCTTTTTCGTAAACACTAATGTGGTTGCGCAAGACGTAAAACCTGATCAGAGCTTTGGTCAAATCATGACTAAATCTCACAGCAAAGTGCTGGAGATTCAGCAACATCAGCTATTGCCGTTTGATCGTGTGGTTTCTTCATTGTTGGCGGAGAGGTTGGTTGGCGAAACGCCTTACTTTCAAGTGTTGTTTAATCATCAGGTCAATCAAACCGAGTCGGTCGAGTTTGCCCCGGGTGTGGCGGCAAAGCCGCTGGCGCTTAAAGGCAACTTCGCATTGTTTGATGTCGCTTTGGATGTGTTGGAATCTTCGAGCGGTACTCAGGTAACGCTGACTTACGCAAAAGATCGTATCGACCCCGAGATGATGGCTTCGCTTACTCGCACTCTTAACCTGTTGGTCTCACAAGCAGAAGAAAACCTGAATACACCATTGGCTGCGCTTAACTCACTGAATGAGGCTCAACTCGCCAGATTATCGCAACTATCGCAGCCAGAAGGTGAGTGGCGATATCAACCCGTCACTGAGTTGTTCGACCTTCAGGGTATTGAGCAACCGTCAGCCATTGCACTAAAACACGGCCAGCAAAGTGTTACGTTCAAACACCTGGAAGAAAAATCGAACCAGTTGGCGAACCAGTTGATAGAGCAGGGTGTCGTTCGCGATCACGCTGTGGGTGTTCTTTTTGAGCGCGGCAACGATATGATCATAGCGATGATCGCCATCATGAAGGCAGGTGGGGCGTTTCTACCGCTTGATCCTGATTATCCGACTGACCGACTGGCTTACATGATCGAGGATTCTGCTGCGAGTCTAGTAATCAGTGATCAATCATTGCGCTCACGTTGGGAAGAGATTGATTCACACGTCCTCTCACATTCGGATCAGGCGGCTTCAGTTTCACCGCTTTATATGGATGCGCTAGATTGGCAAGGGCTTTCAAAAGCCAAGCCAAAAGTAAAACTCTTGCCAGAGCAGTTGGCTTACATCATCTACACATCAGGGTCGACGGGTAAACCTAAAGGTGTCGCGATTGCCCACGATGGCCTGAGTATGCATGTCCAGACGATTGGAGCTCAGTATGGGATGACACAAGATGACGTTGAACTCCACTTTGCGTCAATCAGTTTTGATGGGGCGGTAGAACGCTGGACAGTGCCTTTGGCGTTTGGTTCTCGCTTGGTGATTCGCGATCAGCAACTGTGGAGTGCGGAGAAGACCTGTGAAGTGCTCAAGCAGGAAGGGATTACGATAGCCTGTTTCCCTCCAAGTTATGTCGGGCCTTTATTGGACTGGATTGAGACGACTCAGCCTAAGTTGAATGTACGTTCTTGGACTTTGGGTGGTGAAGCCTTTACTCGTGAAACCTATGATCGCCTGCAATCTGTTGTAAACCCACCACGTATTATCAACGGCTATGGGCCGACGGAAACCGTGGTGACACCAATGATATGGCGTGCTTACCCACACGATAAGCTGACCAGTGCCTATGCACCTATCGGTCAGCCTGTTGGGGCTCGTAGACTTTATGTGTTAGATGGTTTGCTTAACCAAGTTGCCGAAGGCGCAGTCGGGGAGTTGTACATTGGTGAAGAAGTCGGCCTCGCACGTGGGTATCTGGGTAAGCCGGATATGACCTCAGAACGATTTATGCCAGATCCATTTACCAATAATGGCGAGCGTATGTATCGCACTGGTGATTTAGTTCGTTGGCGAGAAGATGGTGTCATGGAGTATTTTGGCCGTGTTGATCAACAGATAAAAATCCGTGGATTCAGAATCGAGCTGGGTGAGATCGAATCAAGGCTTCAGCAAATATCCGGTGTCGAGACTTGTGTGGTTGCGGCGCATCGTCACGGTTCTATGACCCACCTTGTGGGGTATCTGCATGGCGCTGATGCAAACAAGGCTGATAGCGTTTCGATATTATCTGAGCTCGCTGAGCACCTGCCTGAGTATATGGTGCCAGCGCATCTTGTGGTGCTAGATGAATTGCCGTTAACTCCAGCAGGTAAGGTAGATAGAAAAGCGCTGCCGGAACCAGAATTCAAATCTGAGCTGTCGCAAGGTTTGCCACCGGAGGGTGAGAAAGAAACTCTCCTTGCGGAGATTTGGCAAGAGCTACTGGGTATTAATTCTGTCAGCCGAGAAGATAGCTTCTTTGCGTTAGGTGGGGATTCTATATTAAGCCTCCAGCTGGTGAGTAAATTAAAACTGGCAGGTCTCAACGTATCTCCAAAACAAGTATTCCAAGCGCCAGTATTGAGCGAGTTAGCACAAGTACTTGAAGCAGCAGTTGAGCAAGAGCAAAGAGAGTTACCAAAACAACCATTTGGTCTGATGCCAATTCAGGCTCATTTCATGGCGCAAAACTTTGCTCAGCCAAATCACTGGAACCAGCACGTGTGCGTTGAGTTGAAGCAGGATATGGATATTCAGGCACTGGATATTGCGCTCAAAGTGTTAATTGAGCACCATCCCGCGTTGAGATTGTCGTTTTCTCAAACTGAAGGTAAATGGCAGCAGCAATACGTTGAACATGTTTTCCATGATCTTCTATGGAAGACTCAGCTAAATAGCTTAGAAGCTTTCGAAGTGTTTGCTCATGAGTTGCAAACAAGCCTTGATATCGAAGCAGGCCGACTGATTCAGGCAGGCTACGCTCGAATTGAGGGGCAGAAATCTCGCTTGATGATTGTCATTCATCATCTGGCTGTAGATGGCGTTTCGTGGCGAGTCCTGATGGATGACTTATGGCGTGCTTATCAGCAAACGCTTTCTAGTGACGAAAATTCAACGAAAACAGTTGAGCTACCGCCTGTTTATACCTCTTTGGATATGGCAGTGGATAGCCTCAACAAATGGTCATTAACAGAACAAGGCAACGCGAGGAGAGCCGTTTGGGATGAACAAGCTTTCCACGCAGAAAATACACAGGCTAAAGCAATCTATGGCAACAAGCGCTCGCAAAAGGTTGAGCTAAGCCGAGAGGTGACGTCGGCTTTATTGAGTTCTAAAAATATCACCGTTGAACTTGTCTCTGCTTTGACAGCAATTATGGGAAGCAACGAAGATGGTCAAAGCGTGTATCTAGAAAGTCATGGTCGTGACGACTCTGTCTTTGAAGGGTTAGATCTCAGCCGTATGGTGGGCTGGATGACGAGCCTCTATCCGATGACTTTGAATGCCTCAGATTCTCGAGACGATATCGCTAAGCGTATGGCACTATTGAGCCAAGACTCGGGTATTGGCTATGGACTGCGCTACTTAGACGCTGAGCCTGAAGAACAAACTGCGCAACTAACCTTCAATTACCTAGGGCAGTATCAAGGCAATAGTTTTGCTCATTGGTGTCAACCAGTGTCGTCAAACTCGCGTGATCAAGCCGATGACAACGCCATGTTGACGCCTTTGGTCGTCAATGCCCAAGTTGTCGATGGCGTATTGAGCGCTGATTTTGAATATGCAACCAGTCATTATTCGCAATCAGATATCGAGACCAAAGCCAATGCATGGAAAGAGAGGCTTGAAGCGATACATTCGGCACCCGAATCTCAAAAAGGCGAGGCGATAGCAGCCAAAGCTAACCTCAGACTGATCGAGAAGCTTAATGCTAATGTTGAAGGGATTGCACCTGTATTCTGCATTCACCCAGTGACAGGTCGAACAGTTGGTTATCAAAAATTAGCTCAAGCATTGGCGGGCAAACGCACCGTTTATGGTGTTCAGTCTCAGAGCTTCGTTTATCCAAATCGCTTTGACACTTCGTTTAGCGCAATGGCTGATACTTATTGTGCGACTATTCGTCAAATACAGCCATCTGGGCCTTATACATTGATTGGCTGGTCGCTC
This window of the Vibrio neptunius genome carries:
- a CDS encoding amino acid adenylation domain-containing protein; amino-acid sequence: MTQESNSKAQQKPKIDKFALAKRFLNLGEQEQAKFIALLDAKGMSFEKLPIVSAEEVRDAPLSPAQKRLWDIYQLDAGNSAYHISGGFELTGDLSTDKMELALAEVMSKHHALRTRFVVSDQGEPRQHVDQHCIAHVEHKDARHLTESQLGEWTAEFIAKPFDLLHEMPVRMACIRASEGKTHVIIVMHHIVSDGWSIGLFMRDLVTAYQGESLESLSIQYSDFSVWQDALLKAGKGDEDLQFWQQELGEKQPQKLFEWTGDIAPNQRREAQQVSLKFDGNVSERIARLARQNNVTTSSFWLAIWQAALFKLTGRNDINIGMPMANRARPEVSDVIGFFVNTNVVAQDVKPDQSFGQIMTKSHSKVLEIQQHQLLPFDRVVSSLLAERLVGETPYFQVLFNHQVNQTESVEFAPGVAAKPLALKGNFALFDVALDVLESSSGTQVTLTYAKDRIDPEMMASLTRTLNLLVSQAEENLNTPLAALNSLNEAQLARLSQLSQPEGEWRYQPVTELFDLQGIEQPSAIALKHGQQSVTFKHLEEKSNQLANQLIEQGVVRDHAVGVLFERGNDMIIAMIAIMKAGGAFLPLDPDYPTDRLAYMIEDSAASLVISDQSLRSRWEEIDSHVLSHSDQAASVSPLYMDALDWQGLSKAKPKVKLLPEQLAYIIYTSGSTGKPKGVAIAHDGLSMHVQTIGAQYGMTQDDVELHFASISFDGAVERWTVPLAFGSRLVIRDQQLWSAEKTCEVLKQEGITIACFPPSYVGPLLDWIETTQPKLNVRSWTLGGEAFTRETYDRLQSVVNPPRIINGYGPTETVVTPMIWRAYPHDKLTSAYAPIGQPVGARRLYVLDGLLNQVAEGAVGELYIGEEVGLARGYLGKPDMTSERFMPDPFTNNGERMYRTGDLVRWREDGVMEYFGRVDQQIKIRGFRIELGEIESRLQQISGVETCVVAAHRHGSMTHLVGYLHGADANKADSVSILSELAEHLPEYMVPAHLVVLDELPLTPAGKVDRKALPEPEFKSELSQGLPPEGEKETLLAEIWQELLGINSVSREDSFFALGGDSILSLQLVSKLKLAGLNVSPKQVFQAPVLSELAQVLEAAVEQEQRELPKQPFGLMPIQAHFMAQNFAQPNHWNQHVCVELKQDMDIQALDIALKVLIEHHPALRLSFSQTEGKWQQQYVEHVFHDLLWKTQLNSLEAFEVFAHELQTSLDIEAGRLIQAGYARIEGQKSRLMIVIHHLAVDGVSWRVLMDDLWRAYQQTLSSDENSTKTVELPPVYTSLDMAVDSLNKWSLTEQGNARRAVWDEQAFHAENTQAKAIYGNKRSQKVELSREVTSALLSSKNITVELVSALTAIMGSNEDGQSVYLESHGRDDSVFEGLDLSRMVGWMTSLYPMTLNASDSRDDIAKRMALLSQDSGIGYGLRYLDAEPEEQTAQLTFNYLGQYQGNSFAHWCQPVSSNSRDQADDNAMLTPLVVNAQVVDGVLSADFEYATSHYSQSDIETKANAWKERLEAIHSAPESQKGEAIAAKANLRLIEKLNANVEGIAPVFCIHPVTGRTVGYQKLAQALAGKRTVYGVQSQSFVYPNRFDTSFSAMADTYCATIRQIQPSGPYTLIGWSLGGALCQEVAARLEAAGESVAFLGLLDCYVPGTEIAEDQWQSPTAKAKLIEHLELLLGKLSEGQKQTCLAGFDQSTPDNWPSVFSSWLASQNFDHYLSESAQQMLYSWAVEQHMRSLCHEYQLPKINTQPTAYWAGQPQGRYKLLSSEFSKVNAQLSSEVLDTDHLGIVQDSVLIEKLRHLLIINTL